A stretch of Mucilaginibacter terrae DNA encodes these proteins:
- the tilS gene encoding tRNA lysidine(34) synthetase TilS: protein MLPVERFKDFIQQNQLFKTGVPVLAAVSGGMDSVLMVHLLKAAGYPFAIAHCNFQLRGSDANADQQFCRQLAHDTGVEFHTINFDTSAYAREQKLSIQMAARELRYQWFEQLQQAHNYAAVALAHHQNDAIETILLNLTRGTGIAGLHGILPKNNQWVRPLLFLTREEIQTLISQNQLAYREDSSNASTKYARNKLRHEVIPKLKELNPNLEQTFERNLSHFRELEQLLEQQVALVKQQLWVEYGNEVHISIEGVKQLHPQKLLLSALLKDYGFNDTTIVDLIASLDKHSGRIFESATHMLILDRDKLILAPQLGNENASVSIYQDDEQAVYNGQTLKITYLNGLTDIPDNKYITVTDADTLVYPLTIRSWQEGDYFIPLGMQGRKKLSDFFVSRKVPLHQKSRIPVLVNGNGDMIWIAGYRLDDRYKLTPQTKKVAIFELL, encoded by the coding sequence ATGCTGCCGGTGGAACGTTTTAAAGATTTTATACAACAAAACCAGCTCTTTAAAACTGGTGTTCCGGTGCTTGCTGCCGTAAGCGGCGGTATGGATTCGGTACTGATGGTGCATTTATTAAAAGCTGCCGGTTACCCGTTTGCCATTGCCCATTGCAATTTTCAGCTGCGAGGTTCCGATGCCAATGCTGATCAGCAGTTTTGCCGCCAACTGGCTCATGATACGGGCGTTGAATTTCATACCATCAATTTTGATACTTCGGCCTACGCCCGCGAGCAAAAGCTATCTATACAAATGGCCGCCCGCGAGCTCCGTTACCAGTGGTTTGAGCAATTGCAACAAGCGCATAATTACGCTGCCGTTGCGCTGGCACACCACCAAAACGATGCAATTGAAACTATATTGTTAAACCTTACACGCGGTACCGGAATTGCCGGCTTGCATGGCATTTTACCCAAAAACAACCAGTGGGTAAGGCCATTACTATTTTTAACGCGGGAAGAAATTCAGACGCTGATTAGCCAAAACCAATTAGCTTACCGTGAGGACAGCTCCAACGCATCTACCAAGTATGCCCGCAACAAACTCAGGCACGAGGTTATCCCAAAGCTTAAAGAGTTAAATCCTAACCTGGAGCAAACTTTTGAACGGAACCTCAGCCATTTCAGGGAACTGGAACAGCTGCTCGAACAACAGGTAGCATTAGTTAAACAGCAACTTTGGGTTGAATATGGTAACGAAGTGCATATATCTATTGAAGGCGTTAAGCAACTGCATCCTCAAAAACTACTTTTATCGGCGTTATTAAAAGATTATGGATTTAACGATACAACAATAGTCGACCTCATTGCATCACTCGACAAACATAGCGGACGGATATTTGAATCGGCTACGCATATGCTCATTCTGGATAGGGATAAGCTGATACTTGCCCCGCAATTGGGTAACGAGAATGCATCGGTATCTATTTATCAAGATGATGAACAGGCTGTTTACAATGGCCAAACTTTAAAGATTACTTACCTTAATGGTTTAACCGACATACCCGACAATAAATACATCACCGTTACCGATGCCGATACATTGGTTTACCCGCTTACCATCAGGAGTTGGCAGGAGGGCGATTATTTTATACCGCTGGGTATGCAAGGGCGTAAAAAGTTGAGCGACTTTTTTGTAAGCCGGAAAGTACCACTCCATCAAAAATCACGCATACCGGTTTTAGTGAATGGCAACGGCGATATGATATGGATAGCGGGCTACCGGCTGGACGACCGCTATAAATTAACTCCTCAAACTAAAAAAGTTGCTATCTTCGAATTATTATAA